The Lactuca sativa cultivar Salinas chromosome 2, Lsat_Salinas_v11, whole genome shotgun sequence genome includes a window with the following:
- the LOC111902588 gene encoding galactokinase translates to MQHLYEILVFYQQIHIFLSRETFSKEVVQLTCDCERHFGTQSGGMDQWNGNIRNGKTGFADLIDFNPLRATDVQLPADGTFLIAHSLAESQKVVTAATNYNNRVVECCLASILLGIKLRMEPEEAISKVKTISDVEALCASFVGAHGSSNPTIAVKEPYTSNEIEIITGKSLDSIILDSATSLDVIKAATHYKLFQRAFHVYSTAKRVYAFKDVERLKNLDDLMNDDHHSCSVLFECRILEIMKFSFTNRSQGFGFVIFVSE, encoded by the exons ATGCAGCATTTGTACGAGATATTGGTGTTCTATCAGCAGATACATATCTTTTTGAGCAg GGAAACATTTTCA AAAGAAGTTGTTCAACTTACTTGTGACTGTGAAAGACATTTTGGGACACAATCTGGTGGAATGGATCAG tggAATG GCAATATCCGTAATGGAAAAACGGGATTTGCTGACCTAATAGATTTCAACCCTCTTCGTGCAACTGATGTGCAACTGCCAGCTGACGGAACTTTTCTAATTGCTCATTCATTGGCTGAATCACAGAAAGTTGTAACTGCTGCAACAAACTACAATAATCGTGTTGTTGAATGTTGTTTAGCTTCT aTTTTATTAGGCATAAAACTCAGAATGGAACCTGAAGAGGCAATTTCAAAAGTGAAAACCATTTCTGATGTAGAAGCTTTATGTGCATCCTTTGTTGGGGCCCATGGGTCTTCCAACCCTACCATTGCTGTTAAG GAGCCTTATACATCTAATGAAATTGAGATAATCACCGGTAAAAGCTTAGATTCCATAATTCTTGACTCTGCCACTTCACTGGATGTGATAAAAGCTGCCACACATTACAAGTTATTCCAG AGAGCCTTCCATGTGTACTCGACAGCGAAACGTGTATATGCTTTCAAGGATGTG GAGAGGTTGAAGAACCTTGACGATCTTATGAATGACGATCACCATAGTTGCAGTGTTCTATTTGAGTGCAG AATTTTAGAAATT ATGAAGTTTAGTTTCACCAACCGATCTCAagggtttggatttgtcatttttGTTAGTGAATAA
- the LOC111902571 gene encoding pentatricopeptide repeat-containing protein At1g06140, mitochondrial has translation MPTPQWTIPFFSTLLDYCSSTRNLRILKKLHARMIITGISHHDFIRAKLVSSYSVCAQLLEASIIFSLTNRRSTFLYNTLIRAFSSLNHFSDSLILFREMLRAHKPLDRHTLPPVLKSCAGVPALRLGRNVHVLVFSNGFDTDVANLNSLVTMYSKGGDLVSAQKVFDEMSERNVVTWSAMMSGYGLYGRCEEVFELFERMVGDEVVPDELTFTAILTACSHGGLTEKGKEYFEMMKDRCGLRPCLEHYTCMVDMLGRSGKVEEAVAMVKEMDVVPDEALMGALVAACKTHGKVELAQRLLIEMTYARRSIST, from the coding sequence ATGCCCACACCTCAGTGGACTATACCCTTCTTCTCCACACTGCTCGACTACTGTTCTTCCACAAGAAATTTACGTATACTCAAAAAACTACATGCCCGAATGATAATCACAGGAATCTCCCACCACGATTTCATTCGTGCAAAACTCGTCTCATCGTATTCAGTTTGTGCTCAATTGCTCGAGGCATCCATTATCTTCTCACTCACTAATCGCCGATCCACTTTCCTCTACAACACCCTTATTCGAGCCTTCTCTTCTCTAAATCACTTCTCCGATTCTCTCATCCTTTTCCGCGAAATGCTCCGTGCTCATAAACCCTTAGACCGCCACACTCTACCCCCGGTCCTCAAATCCTGTGCCGGTGTTCCAGCTCTACGACTCGGACGCAACGTCCATGTCCTTGTTTTCTCAAACGGGTTTGATACCGATGTTGCTAATTTAAATTCTTTAGTAACAATGTATAGCAAGGGAGGTGATTTAGTAAGTGCCCAGAAGGTGTTCGATGAAATGTCCGAAAGAAACGTGGTTACATGGTCGGCAATGATGAGTGGGTATGGATTGTACGGGAGATGTGAAGAAGTGTTTGAACTGTTTGAGAGAATGGTTGGTGATGAGGTGGTGCCAGATGAACTGACATTTACAGCGATTCTTACTGCGTGTAGTCATGGTGGATTGACTGAGAAAGGGAAAGAGTACTTTGAGATGATGAAAGATAGATGTGGATTGAGGCCATGTTTGGAACATTACACTTGTATGGTTGATATGTTGGGGAGGTCAGGGAAAGTGGAGGAGGCGGTGGCTATGGTTAAAGAGATGGATGTTGTTCCAGATGAGGCTTTAATGGGTGCATTGGTGGCTGCGTGTAAGACTCATGGAAAGGTGGAATTAGCTCAGAGATTATTAATTGAAATGACCTATGCAAGAAGGTCAATCTCAACATAA
- the LOC111902570 gene encoding phospholipase D delta, producing the protein MADNASAKVVFLHGDLYLQVIEAQNLPNMDVVTGHILRCVSFDSCPEDTSTAGSPDKKLRSSGRKIIASDPYVKVSVPQAAVARTRVLKNSKNPRWNERFIIPLAHELVHLEFEVKDDDIFGADLLGFVHIPAEEIATGKVISGWFPLKNSRKDDASLRLEMKFVPCETNPLYRHGIAGDPELKGVRNTYFPVRKGSEVRLYQDAHIMPGSMMPKIELDGGKVYEHNSCWEDICEAISSAHHMIYIVGWSIFDKVKLIREPTRELPRGGDLTLGELLKYKSEEGVRVLLLVWDDKTSHSKLFINTTGVMQTHDEETRKFFRHSSVHCVLSPRYGSGKLGLFKQQVVGGAFTHHQKCVLVDTQSLSYHNNRKITAFLGGLDLCDGRYDTPEHRLFKDLESVFRDDFHQPTFPAGTKAPRQPWHDLHCKIDGPAAYDVLLNFEQRWRKATKWREFALVAKRMAHWKDDALLKIDRISWIASPKYPVPEHGDHTIVPEDDPMLHVSSEEDPENWHVQIFRSIDSGSLKGFPKTVDVAEAQNLITAKNMVIDKSIQTAYIQAIRSAQHFIYIENQYFIGSSYAWSYENAGADNLIPMELAQKIASKIRQNERFSVYVVIPMWPEGVPTSATVQEILYWQRQTMQMMYNVVTQAIKSMQLKAHPQDYLNFYCLGKREELPFKMNQLFSDDKVSDSQKFMRFMIYVHAKGMIVDDEYVILGSANINQRSLAGSKDTEIAMGSYQPHHTWASKNQHPYGQVYGYRMSLWAEHLGALKKCYMEPESLECVNSVNKIAEDNWKRYTDEKYTALEGHLLRYPLQVNGDGKVSSLPGFENFPDVGGKVMGSHSPALPDILTT; encoded by the exons ATGGCGGATAATGCTTCAGCGAAGGTTGTATTCTTACATGGTGATTTATATCTCCAAGTTATCGAAGCTCAAAACTTACCGAATATGGATGTAGTCACCGGTCACATCCTCCGTTGCGTGTCCTTCGATTCTTGCCCGGAAGACACCTCTACCGCTGGATCCCCAGACAAGAAACTGCGTTCCAGCGGTCGGAAGATCATTGCAAGCGATCCTTACGtcaaagtatcggtgcctcaagCAGCCGTCGCACGTACGCGTGTGTTGAAAAACTCCAAAAACCCAAGGTGGAACGAGCGATTTATCATTCCGTTAGCTCACGAGCTTGTTCACTTGGAGTTCGAAGTGAAAGACGACGATATTTTCGGAGCTGATTTGTTGGGGTTCGTTCACATCCCTGCGGAGGAGATCGCTACCGGAAAAGTGATCAGCGGTTGGTTCCCTCTGAAAAATTCACGCAAGGATGACGCGTCGCTGAGGCTGGAGATGAAGTTCGTACCCTGTGAAACTAATCCGCTTTACCGGCACGGGATTGCTGGAGATCCGGAGCTGAAAGGCGTCCGGAACACATATTTTCCGGTGAGGAAAGGTTCTGAGGTGAGATTATATCAGGATGCTCACATCATGCCTGGATCTATGATGCCTAAGATTGAATTGGACGGAGGTAAGGTTTATGAGCACAATTCGTGTTGGGAAGATATATGTGAGGCTATATCATCAGCTCATCATATGATATACATCGTCGGTTGGTCCATTTTTGACAAAGTTAAACTAATCAGAGAACCCACTCGTGAATTGCCCAGAGGTGGTGACTTGACACTTGGTGAATTGCTCAAATACAAATCCGAAGAAGGGGTTAGGGTTTTGTTGTTGGTTTGGGATGATAAAACTTCTCACAGCAAGCTGTTCATTAACACG ACTGGAGTAATGCAAACTCACGATGAAGAAACCAGGAAGTTTTTCAGGCATTCATCTGTGCACTGTGTGCTTTCACCTCGCTATGGAAGTGGTAAACTAGGGCTTTTCAAACAACAGGTTGTTGGAGGTGCTTTTACACACCATCAGAAATGTGTTCTCGTGGATACACAATCATTATCATACCACAATAACAGAAAGATTACAGCCTTTTTAGGGGGTCTTGATCTCTGTGATGGAAGATATGACACACCTGAACATAGATTATTTAAAGATCTTGAATCTGTATTCAGAGACGATTTTCACCAACCTACCTTCCCT GCAGGAACAAAGGCCCCAAGGCAGCCATGGCATGACTTACACTGCAAAATCGATGGTCCTGCTGCATATGATGTTCTTCTAAACTTTGAACAACGATGGAGAAAAGCTACAAAATGGCGTGAATTTGCATTAGTTGCTAAAAGAATGGCTCATTGGAAAGATGATGCATTGTTAAAAATTGACAGAATTTCATGGATTGCTAGCCCTAAGTATCCTGTTCCAGAACATGGAGATCACACCATTGTTCCTGAAGATGATCCAATGTTACACGTGTCCAGTGAAGAAGACCCTGAAAACTGGCACGTTCAG ATTTTTCGGTCTATTGATTCTGGATCTTTGAAAGGATTTCCCAAAACTGTGGATGTTGCTGAGGCACAG AATCTTATTACTGCAAAAAATATGGTTATAGACAAGAGTATTCAAACAGCATATATCCAAGCGATTCGATCAGCTCAGCATTTCATTTACATTGAAAATCAATATTTCATTGGATCATCATACGCATGGTCATATGAAAACGCAG GAGCTGATAACTTAATCCCTATGGAGTTGGCTCAAAAAATAGCAAGTAAGATAAGACAGAATGAGAGATTTTCGGTTTATGTTGTGATACCAATGTGGCCTGAGGGTGTCCCAACTTCTGCTACAGTGCAAGAAATTCTTTATTGGCAG AGGCAGACAATGCAAATGATGTACAACGTTGTTACACAAGCAATCAAATCCATGCAACTAAAAGCACACCCTCAAGACTACTTAAATTTCTATTGCCTTGGGAAACGGGAAGAACTGCCTTTTAAAATGAATCAATTATTTTCAGATGACAAG GTCTCAGATTCACAAAAGTTCATGAGATTCATGATTTATGTACACGCTAAAGGAATGATAGTGGATGATGAGTATGTAATCCTCGGGTCTGCCAACATTAATCAAAGATCGTTAGCTGGTTCAAAAGACACCGAAATAGCCATGGGTTCATATCAACCCCATCACACGTGGGCATCAAAAAACCAACACCCATATGGACAG GTGTATGGTTATAGAATGTCGTTATGGGCTGAACATTTGGGGGCATTAAAGAAATGCTACATGGAGCCAGAAAGTTTGGAGTGTGTAAATAGTGTTAATAAAATAGCTGAAGATAACTGGAAACGATATACAGATGAGAAGTATACAGCATTGGAAGGTCATCTTTTAAGGTATCCATTACAAGTTAATGGTGATGGGAAGGTGAGCTCGCTGCCCGGATTTGAGAATTTCCCTGATGTTGGAGGCAAAGTCATGGGATCCCACTCGCCCGCACTGCCCGATATTCTAACAACATGA
- the LOC111902572 gene encoding uncharacterized protein LOC111902572: MASIYTCNECGTNLSLHSANLFPPDFYFEAGNKGTLSFAAIDSSKFRFVKEDKIRPFFETINYWGIQRKRTKLLCNSCGRLVGYLYDDGPPMMTGTGQFGFGPSQAIPRAPRYRFKTKALRITSET, translated from the coding sequence ATGGCGTCGATCTACACCTGCAACGAATGTGGAACCAATCTCAGCCTTCATTCCGCTAATCTCTTCCCTCCTGACTTCTACTTTGAGGCTGGCAACAAAGGCACTCTCTCTTTCGCAGCCATCGACTCCTCCAAATTCAGATTCGTCAAAGAAGATAAGATCAGACCCTTTTTCGAGACAATTAATTACTGGGGGATCCAGAGAAAACGAACTAAACTTCTTTGCAATAGTTGCGGTCGGCTCGTCGGGTATCTTTACGATGATGGCCCGCCGATGATGACTGGGACGGGGCAGTTTGGATTTGGACCCAGTCAGGCTATTCCTAGGGCTCCCAGGTATCGATTTAAGACCAAGGCTCTAAGAATTACTTCGGAAACTTGA